From Bosea sp. NBC_00550, the proteins below share one genomic window:
- a CDS encoding ABC transporter substrate-binding protein, translated as MTEKSTRRDVLKWTGAGAAALAAGGLPEPALAKPPFFKLYLMIFNNLQSRMIWTDLIGKQFARLGIDVNASYQPPSVVIARRANDSGKTHVEGGFDMYSERIYYSGLSPSPETLFHSKNIPPNGQNYYRVADKQIDESIERYSRAVTAEDRKAAMNAFVKRWYEIEPLHMVFYPEEVIITNPKLKGLESTTYNPVFYPRPEDWTIEGATGDVTATFASWQPPSQLIPMYGSGYNEANIFGPAYNALMEYDSWANKKLVPALAESVKGSEDGKTWVLSLRKGVKWHSGEEFTAEDVKFTWDTIIDKAYASLFQAPLSTVMGSSDAYKITGTHEITVTLPQPNAMFLDFLMPVIAIMPKHAYKGLKPEELRGHVISTWLGTFPVKTSDGKVFEAKGAVGTGPWIPQGFDPSRKAYKYSRNENYWKKTEGNVKTFYVVNIQGADALLSAIKSGAIDAHDPMYDVGGLLDTVDASWGKVNRFDSFKWMQTCLNMDHPVFGTGVETPLGKQDPSRAAEAAVYVRKAMSHMIPREQIIKNVVSGFGKPGTVPMPFTSEYYDHDALKPISYDFNLAKQYMEKAGYKY; from the coding sequence ATGACTGAGAAATCGACGCGACGTGATGTTCTCAAATGGACCGGGGCCGGAGCGGCGGCGCTCGCGGCTGGCGGGCTGCCGGAGCCTGCCTTGGCCAAGCCGCCCTTCTTCAAGCTCTATCTGATGATCTTCAACAACCTGCAGTCGCGCATGATCTGGACCGACCTGATCGGCAAGCAGTTTGCGCGGCTCGGCATCGACGTCAACGCCAGCTACCAGCCTCCTTCCGTCGTGATCGCCAGGCGCGCAAACGACAGCGGCAAGACCCATGTCGAAGGCGGCTTCGACATGTATTCCGAGAGAATCTACTATAGTGGCTTGTCCCCGAGCCCCGAAACGCTGTTTCACAGCAAGAACATTCCGCCCAACGGACAGAATTATTATCGCGTCGCGGACAAGCAGATCGACGAGTCGATTGAGAGATATTCTCGCGCCGTGACGGCGGAAGACCGCAAGGCGGCGATGAATGCGTTCGTGAAGCGCTGGTACGAGATCGAGCCGCTCCATATGGTCTTCTATCCGGAGGAGGTGATCATCACCAACCCCAAGCTGAAGGGCCTGGAATCGACGACCTACAACCCGGTCTTCTATCCGCGCCCCGAGGACTGGACGATCGAGGGCGCCACCGGCGACGTCACCGCCACTTTCGCATCCTGGCAGCCGCCGAGCCAGCTCATCCCGATGTATGGCAGCGGCTACAACGAGGCCAACATCTTCGGCCCCGCCTACAACGCGCTGATGGAATACGACAGCTGGGCCAACAAGAAGCTGGTTCCGGCACTGGCGGAATCGGTCAAGGGCTCGGAAGACGGCAAGACCTGGGTGCTGAGCCTGCGCAAGGGCGTGAAGTGGCATTCCGGCGAGGAGTTCACGGCCGAAGACGTGAAGTTCACCTGGGATACCATCATCGATAAGGCCTATGCGAGCCTGTTCCAGGCGCCGCTCAGCACGGTGATGGGCTCGTCGGACGCATACAAGATCACCGGCACCCACGAGATCACGGTCACGCTGCCGCAGCCGAACGCGATGTTCCTCGACTTCCTGATGCCGGTCATCGCGATCATGCCGAAGCATGCCTACAAGGGCCTGAAGCCGGAGGAGCTGCGTGGCCATGTAATCAGCACCTGGCTGGGCACCTTCCCGGTTAAGACCTCAGACGGCAAGGTCTTCGAAGCCAAAGGCGCCGTCGGCACCGGGCCGTGGATCCCGCAGGGTTTCGATCCTTCCCGCAAGGCCTACAAATACAGCAGGAACGAGAACTACTGGAAAAAGACCGAAGGCAACGTCAAGACCTTCTATGTCGTCAACATCCAGGGTGCGGATGCCCTGCTCAGCGCCATCAAATCCGGCGCCATCGATGCTCACGACCCGATGTATGACGTCGGCGGCCTGCTCGACACGGTCGATGCGTCCTGGGGCAAGGTCAATCGCTTCGACTCGTTCAAGTGGATGCAGACCTGCCTCAACATGGACCATCCGGTGTTCGGAACCGGTGTGGAGACGCCGCTCGGCAAGCAGGATCCCAGCCGCGCTGCCGAGGCCGCCGTGTATGTCCGCAAGGCGATGAGCCACATGATCCCGCGCGAGCAGATCATCAAGAACGTGGTCTCGGGGTTCGGCAAACCAGGCACGGTGCCAATGCCCTTCACCTCCGAATACTACGATCAT